A genome region from Arachis duranensis cultivar V14167 chromosome 8, aradu.V14167.gnm2.J7QH, whole genome shotgun sequence includes the following:
- the LOC110274530 gene encoding protein MAIN-LIKE 2-like, translating to MPKKFKVKGVDRSEFHIIHYLSNPDYKLRMLTCNHPVPPDRYNDGVEEHLRVTGFYHVSQIGIVQCQKALVNVLVERWHPDTHTFHLPIGECSVTLEDVALILGLPTDGLPVTGMTMSSFEAMEAECLLQFGVAPRKEECRSSCIKLTWLRNLKENLELTDEISIQRWRNWERGDRRYRYLKLAHFRKAFDELQEGQMRFD from the exons atgccaaaaaaatttaaagttaaagGTGTTGATCGATCTGAGTTTCACATTATTCATTATCTCAGTAATCCTGATTAT aaattAAGAATGTTGACATGTAACCATCCAGTTCCTCCGGATCGGTACAACGATGGGGTAGAGGAGCATCTACGAGTTACCGGTTTCTATCATGTATCTCAGATTGGGATAGTGCAGTGTCAGAAAGCATTGGTAAATGTTCTAGTCGAACGTTGGCACCCAGACACACATACGTTCCACCTTCCCATTGGTGAATGTTCCGTGACTCTTGAAGATGTGGCTCTAATTCTTGGTCTTCCCACAGATGGTCTTCCAGTTACAGGAATGACAATGAGTAGTTTCGAAGCCATGGAGGCGGAGTGTTTGCTTCAATTTGGCGTTGCACCGCGTAAGGAGGAGTGTAGATCTAGCTGCATAAAACTGACCTGGCTGCGGAATCTAAAAGAGAATTTAGAATTGACCGATGAAATCAGTATACAAAG GTGGCGTAACTGGGAGCGTGGTGACCGACGATATAGATATTTGAAGCTAGCTCACTTTAGGAAGGCCTTTGATGAACTTCAGGAAGGCCAGATGCGTTTTGATTAA
- the LOC110274805 gene encoding uncharacterized protein LOC110274805: MVVEKIFGGWEASYEALPIWMEAMCHKEPSAVVHFETMPSYQGDDLVGDIRVLHRVFWSYYPCIRAFRHCKPIVQVDGTHLYGKYKGCLLVAVSQDGNNNIVPIVFAIVEGETSDAWHFFLSNLRQHVVTRDGVGLISDRHESINATLERSNGAWSPPRAFHMFCIRHIESNFLRKFKAPYLQKLVVNIGYSRTVQEYEVRYQRLREHGEAYTNWLNRISHEQYALAFDGGYRWGHMTTNLVECINSVLKGARNLPITALVKATFYRVNELFTRKRAEAEARINAGHMFSDIVTSKLHANQLASGNIQVSCFDRQNEVFEVREMPSGLEFVVDLRGLRCDCGEFQVDRIPCRHVFACCANQRLDWQLYVHDVYKMDQVRRVYRARFRPLDG; the protein is encoded by the exons ATATCAAGGCGATGACTTGGTGGGTGATATTCGGGTACTGCATCGTGTATTTTGGAGTTATTACCCTTGTATTAGGGCATTCAGACATTGTAAGCCGATTGTCCAGGTGGATGGGACTCACTTGTACGGAAAGTATAAGGGTTGTTTGCTTGTGGCAGTTTCACAGGATGGCAACAACAATATCGTCCCGATTGTGTTTGCTATTGTGGAGGGAGAGACTTCTGATGCTTGGCATTTTTTCCTTAGTAACCTGCGTCAACATGTTGTAACTCGGGATGGTGTCGGTCTAATATCGGACAGGCACGAGTCCATCAATGCAACTCTGGAACGCAGTAACGGAGCTTGGTCACCTCCTAGAGCTTTTCATATGTTTTGCATTAGGCATATAGAGTCGAATTTTCTGAGAAAGTTTAAGGCCCCGTACCTCCAAAAATTGGTCGTCAACATCG GATATTCAAGGACGGTGCAGGAGTACGAAGTGCGTTACCAGCGGTTACGGGAACATGGCGAAGCGTACACAAACTGGTTAAACCGAATTTCTCACGAACAGTACGCATTGGCCTTCGATGGTGGGTACCGATGGGGTCACATGACGACGAATCTAGTGGAGTGCATCAATTCAGTTTTGAAGGGTGCACGCAATCTCCCGATTACTGCTCTTGTGAAGGCAACATTCTACAGAGTAAACGAGTTGTTCACCCGGAAAAGAGCAGAGGCGGAAGCCCGGATCAATGCTGGCCATATGTTTTCTGATATCGTGACCTCGAAGTTGCATGCAAACCAACTTGCATCAGGAAACATCCAGGTTAGTTGCTTTGACCGCCAAAATGAGGTGTTTGAGGTTCGTGAGATGCCGAGCGGGCTGGAGTTTGTAGTTGATCTACGTGGCCTTCGATGTGACTGTGGTGAGTTCCAGGTGGACCGGATCCCCTGCAGACATGTGTTCGCATGTTGTGCCAACCAGCGATTGGATTGGCAACTCTATGTGCATGATGTGTATAAGATGGACCAAGTGCGGCGAGTGTACCGAGCAAGGTTTCGGCCACTAG ATGGTTAA
- the LOC107461217 gene encoding zinc finger CCCH domain-containing protein 20, translating to MLQNLRIPNSDGGGGVPLSPFSIDAEDPDSQHHLHVFSTDHFRMFDFKVLNCPRGRSHDWTECPYAHPAEKARRRDPRKYHYSGTACPEFRKGHCRKGDSCEFAHGVFECWLHPQRYRTHLCKDGAACRRRVCFFAHAPDQLRVLAPNSAESQLSDSRSLRRNKNNNVSSPTSVLNYSCYFPESPPSSPGDPRHGVVPFSTVRELVSSMRNMQLEEMGCGPQMGCVYGSPQLGLGPMSGCEEEPAMERVESGRDIRARMYAKLSRENSSIGRSEGPFPDIGWVSELLK from the coding sequence ATGCTCCAAAACCTTCGAATCCCTAACTCCGATGGAGGAGGAGGAGTACCACTCTCTCCATTCTCTATCGATGCCGAAGATCCTGACAGTCAACACCACCTCCACGTGTTCTCCACCGATCATTTTCGAATGTTCGACTTCAAGGTTCTGAACTGTCCACGTGGCAGGTCGCACGACTGGACGGAGTGCCCCTACGCTCACCCCGCGGAGAAGGCTCGCCGGAGAGACCCTCGAAAGTACCATTACTCCGGCACTGCGTGTCCGGAGTTTAGAAAAGGGCATTGCCGAAAAGGTGACTCGTGCGAGTTCGCTCACGGCGTGTTCGAGTGCTGGCTCCACCCTCAAAGATACAGGACACATCTCTGCAAGGACGGCGCGGCCTGCCGCCGCCGCGTCTGCTTCTTTGCACACGCGCCGGATCAGCTGCGCGTGCTGGCTCCCAACTCGGCCGAGTCGCAACTCAGCGACTCGCGGAGTCTTCGTCGCAATAAAAACAACAACGTTTCTTCGCCTACTTCAGTTCTTAATTACTCTTGCTATTTCCCGGAGTCGCCGCCATCTTCGCCTGGGGATCCTCGACACGGCGTCGTTCCGTTTAGTACGGTGCGGGAGTTGGTGAGCTCAATGCGGAACATGCAGCTTGAGGAAATGGGCTGTGGGCCTCAGATGGGCTGTGTGTATGGGTCTCCGCAATTGGGCCTGGGCCCAATGAGCGGGTGTGAGGAAGAGCCTGCAATGGAGAGAGTGGAATCTGGGAGAGACATTAGGGCGAGAATGTACGCGAAGCTGAGTAGGGAGAACTCGTCGATTGGGAGAAGCGAGGGTCCTTTCCCTGATATTGGATGGGTCTCTGAACTCCTAAAATGA